A part of bacterium genomic DNA contains:
- a CDS encoding IPT/TIG domain-containing protein, translating to MNARFTLYTLVTACVFCGLACEAPENATFGPGRPDPNPTGLPAATLTAVEPTEGFLRDVITLRGSGFNTTPEFNLVQFGNRTGVVLAASATELSVRTPNFSDATVMVRVAVKGSEHWSNEMNFTFKPTLTVVDEEISWPKGVAVDAGGNVYVGSGNDGIIFKITPGGDKSEFAHTTVDGSLHFGPGGYLYVCDQGEHKITRVSPDGGTVEDYFLGDSLAVVDFDWDASGNLYLVANDAGVFRAGASGGVTLVAELGSPKSCRVFQSHLFVTDIWETGSVWRYDITASGLENGEIIHTNEDSPPTGLEVDNEGTVYVSEAWDVHILAIKTDGSTEILYDGELATPMRYLTLHNKTMYAVHPGWGDVGIVYAAYIGVEQAPRYGP from the coding sequence ATGAACGCCAGATTCACCCTGTATACACTTGTCACTGCCTGCGTCTTCTGCGGCCTGGCATGCGAGGCGCCGGAGAACGCAACCTTCGGGCCGGGGCGACCCGATCCGAACCCCACTGGGCTGCCCGCGGCGACGCTCACGGCAGTGGAGCCTACGGAGGGTTTTCTCCGGGACGTCATCACCCTCAGGGGCAGCGGCTTTAATACCACTCCGGAATTCAACCTGGTGCAGTTCGGCAACCGGACGGGCGTGGTGCTGGCCGCCAGCGCGACGGAATTGTCGGTGCGAACGCCGAATTTCTCGGATGCAACCGTGATGGTTCGGGTCGCCGTCAAGGGCTCGGAGCACTGGAGCAATGAAATGAACTTCACCTTCAAGCCGACCCTGACCGTCGTCGACGAAGAAATAAGCTGGCCCAAGGGCGTCGCCGTCGATGCCGGCGGCAATGTCTATGTCGGCTCGGGCAATGACGGCATCATCTTCAAGATCACGCCAGGTGGAGACAAATCGGAGTTTGCCCACACGACAGTGGATGGTTCCCTCCACTTCGGCCCCGGCGGCTATCTCTATGTGTGCGATCAGGGCGAGCACAAGATCACCCGTGTATCGCCGGATGGAGGCACCGTCGAAGATTACTTCCTGGGTGACTCGCTGGCGGTCGTCGATTTCGATTGGGACGCCAGCGGAAACCTGTATCTCGTAGCAAACGATGCCGGTGTGTTCCGTGCCGGCGCTTCGGGAGGCGTGACCCTGGTAGCCGAGCTGGGTTCGCCGAAGAGTTGCCGTGTTTTTCAGAGTCATCTTTTTGTGACGGACATTTGGGAAACCGGAAGCGTCTGGCGGTATGACATCACGGCGAGTGGCCTTGAGAACGGCGAGATTATTCATACTAACGAAGATTCTCCGCCGACCGGGTTGGAAGTGGACAACGAGGGAACCGTTTACGTCTCCGAAGCCTGGGATGTGCACATCCTGGCCATCAAGACCGACGGCTCCACCGAAATCCTGTACGATGGCGAACTGGCCACGCCGATGCGCTACTTGACGCTCCACAACAAGACGATGTACGCGGTGCATCCGGGTTGGGGTGATGTGGGAATCGTTTATGCCGCTTACATCGGCGTCGAGCAGGCGCCGCGCTACGGCCCGTGA
- a CDS encoding T9SS type A sorting domain-containing protein produces MKPHFLRRQGLWCLLLGLSTMGYAQSKGGRWQFENLGLDTAVWDARADNGTLQQQASFSAMPPVPEGGAYLWLDSANVHDYFLVDDSDDLDFTNENIGISAWIYPVRFDRVHFIITKGDQFPTPKTTNYSLRLADGRKLEFLIRDANDRAQRVTSSFTIPLQQWTFVAAFYDFNARKVYLWNNPRQAVDTLNFNQAIFANDDPLAIGTWFRSDPAAPSINDFDGRIDDVRLSGRLADILPQPTAVAEGSIAAAATVPSTLQVFPNPVFAAGEGNDGMVQFTSNLESITAIAVYNVLGQTVFSASHKAAVQPFRFMWNLRNEQGEFLQTGIYWVRITNGRNLLTKKFYVIR; encoded by the coding sequence ATGAAACCGCATTTTCTGAGGCGACAAGGATTGTGGTGTTTGCTGCTGGGTCTCAGCACGATGGGATATGCGCAGAGCAAAGGGGGAAGATGGCAATTCGAAAACCTGGGATTGGACACCGCTGTCTGGGATGCGCGCGCGGACAACGGAACGCTGCAGCAGCAGGCAAGCTTCAGCGCGATGCCGCCAGTGCCGGAAGGCGGCGCCTATCTCTGGCTGGACAGCGCCAATGTGCACGACTATTTTCTGGTCGACGACAGCGACGATCTCGATTTCACCAACGAGAATATCGGCATCTCGGCTTGGATCTATCCCGTCCGTTTCGATAGAGTTCATTTCATCATCACCAAGGGTGATCAATTCCCCACACCCAAGACCACCAACTACTCGCTGCGCCTCGCGGACGGCAGAAAACTGGAATTCCTCATCCGCGATGCCAACGACCGCGCGCAACGCGTGACCTCCAGCTTCACGATTCCGCTGCAGCAATGGACCTTCGTTGCAGCGTTCTACGACTTCAACGCTCGCAAGGTTTACCTTTGGAATAACCCGAGGCAGGCGGTCGATACGCTGAATTTCAACCAGGCAATTTTTGCGAATGACGACCCGCTCGCCATTGGCACGTGGTTCCGGAGCGATCCGGCAGCGCCCAGCATCAACGATTTTGATGGGCGGATTGATGATGTGCGCCTCAGCGGCCGCCTCGCGGATATTCTGCCCCAGCCAACCGCAGTGGCCGAGGGCAGCATCGCCGCGGCGGCCACCGTACCGAGCACGCTGCAGGTTTTTCCCAATCCGGTGTTCGCAGCCGGCGAAGGGAATGACGGCATGGTGCAATTCACCTCGAATCTCGAATCGATCACTGCCATCGCGGTCTATAATGTCCTTGGTCAAACTGTTTTTTCGGCATCGCACAAGGCTGCCGTCCAGCCATTTCGCTTTATGTGGAACCTGCGAAACGAACAGGGCGAATTCTTGCAGACCGGAATCTACTGGGTGCGCATTACCAACGGGCGCAATCTCCTGACGAAGAAGTTTTATGTCATCAGATAA
- a CDS encoding amidohydrolase family protein: MILEPTQSAAQTPPDKLLLKDYRPQSIYKTPRTLIAKAKYPVIDMHSHAYASGPAEIAQWVKFMDEVGIAKTMILTAASGAKFDSIYALYAKYPERFAVWCGFDYTGYDKPGFGPAAVAELERCVKAGAAGVGEMGDKGKGLFYEHPTKAWGMHLDDPRMDPLLEKCADLKIPISIHVADPIWMYQPMDSTNDGLMNAMEWRLDNQKDIVGHAGMIDILERAVKRHPRTTFIAVHFANLSYDLTKMGELLDKYPNLYADNAARYAETAPIPRFVASFYEKYQDRLVYGTDMGFDPEMYRITFRILESTDEHFYETNQFGYHWALNGFGLSDQVLKKVYRDNALQILNRRSGK; the protein is encoded by the coding sequence ATGATACTTGAACCAACGCAAAGCGCCGCGCAAACACCTCCTGACAAGTTGCTGCTCAAGGACTACCGCCCGCAGTCGATCTACAAAACCCCGCGCACGCTCATTGCCAAAGCCAAATATCCGGTCATTGACATGCACTCGCATGCCTATGCCAGCGGCCCCGCGGAAATTGCGCAATGGGTGAAATTCATGGACGAGGTCGGCATCGCGAAAACCATGATTCTGACCGCAGCCAGCGGCGCGAAATTCGATTCGATCTATGCGCTCTATGCGAAATATCCGGAGCGTTTCGCGGTCTGGTGCGGCTTCGATTACACCGGCTACGACAAACCCGGCTTTGGGCCGGCAGCGGTGGCTGAGCTGGAACGCTGCGTGAAAGCCGGCGCGGCCGGCGTGGGCGAAATGGGCGACAAGGGCAAGGGCCTGTTCTATGAGCATCCCACCAAGGCCTGGGGCATGCACCTCGACGATCCGCGCATGGATCCGTTGCTTGAAAAGTGCGCGGACTTGAAGATTCCCATCAGCATTCACGTTGCCGATCCGATCTGGATGTACCAGCCGATGGACTCCACCAACGACGGCTTGATGAACGCGATGGAGTGGCGCCTCGACAATCAAAAAGATATCGTCGGCCATGCCGGCATGATCGACATCCTCGAACGCGCCGTCAAACGCCATCCGCGTACGACGTTCATCGCCGTGCATTTTGCCAATCTGAGTTACGATCTCACGAAAATGGGCGAACTGTTGGACAAGTATCCCAATCTCTACGCCGACAACGCCGCGCGTTATGCTGAGACCGCGCCCATCCCGCGCTTTGTTGCCAGTTTCTATGAAAAATATCAGGACCGGCTGGTCTATGGCACCGACATGGGCTTTGACCCGGAGATGTACCGGATCACCTTTCGCATTCTCGAAAGCACCGATGAGCATTTTTATGAAACCAACCAGTTCGGTTATCACTGGGCGCTGAATGGCTTCGGGCTCAGTGATCAAGTTTTGAAGAAAGTCTATCGGGACAATGCGCTGCAGATCTTGAATCGTCGATCTGGAAAATAA
- a CDS encoding amidohydrolase, with translation MNKRRSLAALLFLPLLISCDGGHFTIADFQRVTKIDAHVHLNAGNAAFVEAAQADNFRLLTINVDYPDFPPVAEQQRLALTHQQAHPAQVAFAGTFLMQGWDEPGWQQGALRQLDEAIAAGAVAVKVWKNIGMEFRDQSGALVMIDNPRFDPIFQHLLQRNVVLVGHQGEPKNCWLPIEEMTVNNDKGYFKAHPQYHMYLHPEFPSYEEQMSARDRMLERNRNLKFMGAHLASLEWSVDELAKFLDRFPQAVVDMAARMGQVQYQSSRDREKVRRFLIKYQDRILYATDMTQAPEAKPEEFKKEIHAKWLADWKYLNTDSTMTVPELDQPFQGVALPKSVVEKIYHRNAERIFPTAWQQ, from the coding sequence ATGAACAAACGACGCTCTCTTGCGGCGCTGTTGTTTTTGCCGCTTCTGATCTCGTGCGACGGCGGCCATTTCACCATCGCTGATTTTCAGCGCGTGACGAAAATCGATGCGCACGTTCATCTCAATGCCGGCAACGCTGCGTTTGTCGAAGCGGCGCAGGCGGACAATTTCCGCTTGTTGACGATCAATGTCGATTATCCCGATTTCCCGCCGGTGGCAGAGCAGCAGCGCCTCGCTTTGACACATCAGCAAGCGCATCCGGCACAGGTGGCTTTTGCAGGAACCTTCTTGATGCAGGGATGGGATGAGCCGGGCTGGCAGCAGGGCGCGCTCCGCCAACTGGACGAGGCCATTGCCGCCGGCGCCGTGGCCGTCAAAGTCTGGAAGAATATCGGCATGGAATTTCGTGACCAGAGCGGCGCGCTGGTGATGATCGACAATCCGCGTTTTGATCCGATCTTTCAGCATCTCCTCCAGAGAAATGTCGTGCTCGTCGGCCATCAGGGTGAGCCGAAAAACTGCTGGCTGCCGATCGAGGAGATGACCGTCAACAACGACAAGGGCTACTTCAAAGCGCATCCGCAGTATCACATGTACCTGCATCCCGAGTTTCCATCCTACGAAGAGCAAATGAGCGCACGCGATCGCATGCTCGAAAGGAATCGCAATTTGAAGTTCATGGGCGCCCATTTGGCGAGTCTCGAATGGAGCGTCGATGAGCTGGCGAAATTTCTCGACCGTTTTCCGCAGGCGGTGGTCGATATGGCCGCGCGCATGGGCCAGGTGCAGTATCAATCCAGCCGCGACCGCGAGAAAGTGCGCCGCTTCCTCATCAAATATCAGGATCGGATTCTCTATGCCACGGACATGACGCAGGCGCCGGAGGCGAAGCCGGAGGAATTCAAGAAAGAAATCCATGCCAAATGGCTGGCGGATTGGAAATATCTCAACACCGACTCCACCATGACGGTGCCGGAGCTGGACCAGCCATTTCAGGGGGTAGCTTTGCCGAAA